In Cicer arietinum cultivar CDC Frontier isolate Library 1 chromosome 7, Cicar.CDCFrontier_v2.0, whole genome shotgun sequence, a single window of DNA contains:
- the LOC101497805 gene encoding uncharacterized protein isoform X2 gives MSLLGKRGRELKLLMSCPSLSNSKIIQFITYDDKKIDLGSIARNFGLDPSTLRLNGYFISRGVDLISSSVTWNSLLSFFSSKGLSTGKDYHDALLVTAKVGNKRGHESQDFQNGICKVIESEYAGSCRGNELDDINLLKNKKLRESKSGEILNGLNCKRKQQFEDVNQFKKSKINEDKSGISHSQFTCSVTSKNLKRFREDDTIVAANYKRIR, from the exons ATGTCATTGTTAGGAAAGAGAGGCAGAGAATTAAAGCTGTTAATGTCATGCCCTTCACtctcaaattcaaaaataattcaatttattacttatgatgataaaaaaatCGACCTTGGTTCCATAGCTAGAAATTTTGGGTTAGACCCATCAACGTTGAGGTTGAATGGTTACTTTATAAGTAGAGGGGTTGACCTAATTTCTTCCTCTGTTACTTGGAACTCTCTTCTCTCTTTCttctcttctaaaggtttgtcTACTGGAAAAGATTACCATGATGCTCTTCTTGTCACTGCCAAAGTTGGGAACAAGC GAGGACATGAGTCACAAGATTTTCAAAATGGGATTTGCAAGGTGATAGAAAGTGAGTATGCTGGTAGCTGTAGAGGGAATGAACTTGACGATATCAACTTGTTGAAGAATAAAAAGTTGAGAGAGAGCAAATCAG gTGAGATTCTGAATGGCCTAAACTGCAAGAGAAAGCAACAATTTGAAGATGTCAACCAATTCAAGAAGTCAAAAATAAACGAAGACAAGTCAGGCATTTCACACAGCCAGTTTACATGTAGTGTCACGAGTAAGAATCTGAAGCGATTCAGAGAAGATGACACAATTGTAGCAGCTAATTACAAAAGGATTAGATAA
- the LOC101498331 gene encoding uncharacterized protein isoform X1, with translation MALASTATFALSLLLFLPILSSAILEKEEEEFSEELLLKPLPDRKVLAHFHFQTEASMSEDSFARHHHLFPKSISQLVKKFHIKAMELSFTQGRWNYERWGGFDPISSQNAKPPGVELWAVFDVPQHQVDASWKNLTHSLSGLFCASINFLESSSSYSAPKWAFQSALGRLRYGTLPREAVCTENLTPWLKLLPCRDKAGLSALMDRPSIYRSFYHSQRLHLTASRTVADGLDSGIILEQALTVVLEPNIQRAGMSYPSETKIQPSWSLSSIFGRKINGRCVLAKSSNVYLQVERGLVTKLEELQENTAAYASNDIGTDDLRWNLGFDLTVTPDRVHRELEKNSVLYEYSINGYKDTEQFDLGLTWKHPVVWSSSHAPLYASRFLMGSGNERGSIAISLKSTDLTKGFVAASDLEERCKLQVNVLQIVPWYIKVYYHTLQLLVDEKPQVVTDFVERMSVSPSEDKVSLGMMELILMLPCDIKSAVLNIEFDKGFLHIDEYPPDANQGFDIPSAIISFPDFDAGLQFSNNSISNSPMLSKLQENRPVLSYTEVLLVPLTTPDFSMPYNVITITCTIFALYFGSLLNVLRRRVGEEERLLKNKDANKVAFLRRILNKLPARLRGRSSESTQPEQQSSSSFINPILILKVLLVAGIAVVWQYYSK, from the exons ATGGCTCTCGCTTCAACAGCGACCTTCGCTCTCtctcttcttctctttcttccGATTCTATCATCGGCAATattagaaaaagaagaagaagaattttcCGAGGAGTTGCTATTGAAACCCTTACCCGATCGTAAAGTGCTTGCGCATTTTCACTTCCAAACCGAAGCTTCTATGTCTGAAGATTCCTTCGCTCGTCACCATCATCTCTTCCCTAAATCTATTTCTCAGCTG GTTAAGAAATTTCACATTAAAGCAATGGAGTTATCCTTCACTCAAGGTCGATGGAACTATGAAAGATGGGGTGGATTTGATCCAATATCAAGCCAAAATGCAAAGCCTCCTGGAGTTGAATTGTGGGCAGTCTTTGATGTCCCACAACATCAGGTTGACGCTTCTTGGAAAAATTTAACTCATTCTCTGTCAGGTCTATTCTGCGCTTCAATAAACTTCCTAGAGTCTTCTAGCTCTTATTCTGCTCCTAAATGGGCATTTCAGTCAGCCTTAGGTCGTTTAAGATATGGCACACTGCCGCGTGAAGCTGTATGCACAGAGAATCTAACTCCCTGGTTGAAACTCCTTCCTTGTCGAGATAAAGCTGGACTTTCGGCCTTAATGGATAGACCGTCTATTTACAGAAGCTTTTATCATTCACAGCGATTGCACTTGACAGCATCAAGAACTGTTGCTGATGGGTTGGATTCAGGAATTATTCTAGAACAAGCGCTTACAGTTGTTCTTGAGCCTAATATTCAGAGAGCTGGCATGAGCTATCCAAGTGAAACAAAGATTCAACCAAGCTGGTCTCTGAGTTCAATATTTGGACGAAAAATAAATGGAAGATGTGTTCTTGCCAAGTCGAGTAATGTTTACCTTCAAGTTGAAAGGGGTCTAGTTACTAAACTTGAAGAGCTCCAGGAGAATACTGCTGCATATGCTTCTAATGACATAGGTACAGATGATTTGAGGTGGAATCTTGGCTTTGACTTAACTGTTACCCCAGACAGGGTCCATAGAGAGCTGGAAAAAAACTCAGTTCTGTATGAATATTCAATCAATGGGTACAAAGACACCGAACAGTTTGATTTAGGCCTAACTTGGAAGCATCCAGTTGTTTGGTCCAGTTCACACGCACCTTTATATGCCAGTAGATTTTTAATGGGAAGTGGAAATGAAAGGGGTTCGATTGCAATATCCTTGAAATCTACGGATTTGACTAAGGGCTTCGTTGCAGCCAGTGATCTTGAAGAGAGGTGTAAGTTACAAGTTAATGTTCTCCAAATTGTGCCTTGGTATATTAAGGTATATTACCACACCTTACAATTATTAGTAGATGAAAAGCCTCAAGTAGTCACAGACTTTGTTGAGAGAATGAGTGTTTCACCTTCTGAAGACAAAGTATCACTAGGGATGATGGAGCTGATCCTCATGCTTCCTTGTGACATTAAATCTGCTGtattaaatatagagtttgatAAG GGTTTCTTGCACATTGATGAATACCCTCCAGATGCTAATCAAGGATTTGATATCCCATCAGCAATAATAAGCTTTCCTGATTTTGATGCTGGTTTGCAATTTTCTAACAACTCTATAAGCAACTCACCGATGCTGTCTAAATTACAG GAAAACAGACCCGTTCTTTCATATACAGAAGTTTTGCTTGTACCCTTGACAACTCCTGATTTCAGTATGCCTTACAACGTCATCACAATTACATGCACAATTTTTGCATTGTATTTTGGATCTTTGCTAAATGTACTCCGAAGACGTGTTGGAGAGGAGGAAAGACTTTTGAAAAACAAAG ATGCAAACAAAGTTGCGTTCCTTCGTCGAATACTAAATAAATTGCCTGCAAGGCTTAGGGGGCGATCATCAGAATCCACTCAACCAGAACAACAATCATCATCATCCTTCATTAATCCAATATTGATTCTTAAAGTACTATTGGTTGCAGGAATAGCTGTTGTATGGCAATACTACTCAAAATGA
- the LOC101498331 gene encoding uncharacterized protein isoform X2: protein MELSFTQGRWNYERWGGFDPISSQNAKPPGVELWAVFDVPQHQVDASWKNLTHSLSGLFCASINFLESSSSYSAPKWAFQSALGRLRYGTLPREAVCTENLTPWLKLLPCRDKAGLSALMDRPSIYRSFYHSQRLHLTASRTVADGLDSGIILEQALTVVLEPNIQRAGMSYPSETKIQPSWSLSSIFGRKINGRCVLAKSSNVYLQVERGLVTKLEELQENTAAYASNDIGTDDLRWNLGFDLTVTPDRVHRELEKNSVLYEYSINGYKDTEQFDLGLTWKHPVVWSSSHAPLYASRFLMGSGNERGSIAISLKSTDLTKGFVAASDLEERCKLQVNVLQIVPWYIKVYYHTLQLLVDEKPQVVTDFVERMSVSPSEDKVSLGMMELILMLPCDIKSAVLNIEFDKGFLHIDEYPPDANQGFDIPSAIISFPDFDAGLQFSNNSISNSPMLSKLQENRPVLSYTEVLLVPLTTPDFSMPYNVITITCTIFALYFGSLLNVLRRRVGEEERLLKNKDANKVAFLRRILNKLPARLRGRSSESTQPEQQSSSSFINPILILKVLLVAGIAVVWQYYSK from the exons ATGGAGTTATCCTTCACTCAAGGTCGATGGAACTATGAAAGATGGGGTGGATTTGATCCAATATCAAGCCAAAATGCAAAGCCTCCTGGAGTTGAATTGTGGGCAGTCTTTGATGTCCCACAACATCAGGTTGACGCTTCTTGGAAAAATTTAACTCATTCTCTGTCAGGTCTATTCTGCGCTTCAATAAACTTCCTAGAGTCTTCTAGCTCTTATTCTGCTCCTAAATGGGCATTTCAGTCAGCCTTAGGTCGTTTAAGATATGGCACACTGCCGCGTGAAGCTGTATGCACAGAGAATCTAACTCCCTGGTTGAAACTCCTTCCTTGTCGAGATAAAGCTGGACTTTCGGCCTTAATGGATAGACCGTCTATTTACAGAAGCTTTTATCATTCACAGCGATTGCACTTGACAGCATCAAGAACTGTTGCTGATGGGTTGGATTCAGGAATTATTCTAGAACAAGCGCTTACAGTTGTTCTTGAGCCTAATATTCAGAGAGCTGGCATGAGCTATCCAAGTGAAACAAAGATTCAACCAAGCTGGTCTCTGAGTTCAATATTTGGACGAAAAATAAATGGAAGATGTGTTCTTGCCAAGTCGAGTAATGTTTACCTTCAAGTTGAAAGGGGTCTAGTTACTAAACTTGAAGAGCTCCAGGAGAATACTGCTGCATATGCTTCTAATGACATAGGTACAGATGATTTGAGGTGGAATCTTGGCTTTGACTTAACTGTTACCCCAGACAGGGTCCATAGAGAGCTGGAAAAAAACTCAGTTCTGTATGAATATTCAATCAATGGGTACAAAGACACCGAACAGTTTGATTTAGGCCTAACTTGGAAGCATCCAGTTGTTTGGTCCAGTTCACACGCACCTTTATATGCCAGTAGATTTTTAATGGGAAGTGGAAATGAAAGGGGTTCGATTGCAATATCCTTGAAATCTACGGATTTGACTAAGGGCTTCGTTGCAGCCAGTGATCTTGAAGAGAGGTGTAAGTTACAAGTTAATGTTCTCCAAATTGTGCCTTGGTATATTAAGGTATATTACCACACCTTACAATTATTAGTAGATGAAAAGCCTCAAGTAGTCACAGACTTTGTTGAGAGAATGAGTGTTTCACCTTCTGAAGACAAAGTATCACTAGGGATGATGGAGCTGATCCTCATGCTTCCTTGTGACATTAAATCTGCTGtattaaatatagagtttgatAAG GGTTTCTTGCACATTGATGAATACCCTCCAGATGCTAATCAAGGATTTGATATCCCATCAGCAATAATAAGCTTTCCTGATTTTGATGCTGGTTTGCAATTTTCTAACAACTCTATAAGCAACTCACCGATGCTGTCTAAATTACAG GAAAACAGACCCGTTCTTTCATATACAGAAGTTTTGCTTGTACCCTTGACAACTCCTGATTTCAGTATGCCTTACAACGTCATCACAATTACATGCACAATTTTTGCATTGTATTTTGGATCTTTGCTAAATGTACTCCGAAGACGTGTTGGAGAGGAGGAAAGACTTTTGAAAAACAAAG ATGCAAACAAAGTTGCGTTCCTTCGTCGAATACTAAATAAATTGCCTGCAAGGCTTAGGGGGCGATCATCAGAATCCACTCAACCAGAACAACAATCATCATCATCCTTCATTAATCCAATATTGATTCTTAAAGTACTATTGGTTGCAGGAATAGCTGTTGTATGGCAATACTACTCAAAATGA
- the LOC101497805 gene encoding uncharacterized protein isoform X1, with protein sequence MSLLGKRGRELKLLMSCPSLSNSKIIQFITYDDKKIDLGSIARNFGLDPSTLRLNGYFISRGVDLISSSVTWNSLLSFFSSKGLSTGKDYHDALLVTAKVGNKPACAFAGGHESQDFQNGICKVIESEYAGSCRGNELDDINLLKNKKLRESKSGEILNGLNCKRKQQFEDVNQFKKSKINEDKSGISHSQFTCSVTSKNLKRFREDDTIVAANYKRIR encoded by the exons ATGTCATTGTTAGGAAAGAGAGGCAGAGAATTAAAGCTGTTAATGTCATGCCCTTCACtctcaaattcaaaaataattcaatttattacttatgatgataaaaaaatCGACCTTGGTTCCATAGCTAGAAATTTTGGGTTAGACCCATCAACGTTGAGGTTGAATGGTTACTTTATAAGTAGAGGGGTTGACCTAATTTCTTCCTCTGTTACTTGGAACTCTCTTCTCTCTTTCttctcttctaaaggtttgtcTACTGGAAAAGATTACCATGATGCTCTTCTTGTCACTGCCAAAGTTGGGAACAAGC CTGCATGTGCTTTTGCAGGAGGACATGAGTCACAAGATTTTCAAAATGGGATTTGCAAGGTGATAGAAAGTGAGTATGCTGGTAGCTGTAGAGGGAATGAACTTGACGATATCAACTTGTTGAAGAATAAAAAGTTGAGAGAGAGCAAATCAG gTGAGATTCTGAATGGCCTAAACTGCAAGAGAAAGCAACAATTTGAAGATGTCAACCAATTCAAGAAGTCAAAAATAAACGAAGACAAGTCAGGCATTTCACACAGCCAGTTTACATGTAGTGTCACGAGTAAGAATCTGAAGCGATTCAGAGAAGATGACACAATTGTAGCAGCTAATTACAAAAGGATTAGATAA